One Cupriavidus taiwanensis LMG 19424 DNA segment encodes these proteins:
- the badH gene encoding 2-hydroxycyclohexanecarboxyl-CoA dehydrogenase — protein sequence MQGLEGKAVIVTGGGGGIGGATCLRFARAGAAVGVLDLNPEAGERVAAQIRDAGGRALAVRCDITDRSSVDAAVAAVEQGLGPVDVLVNNAGWDVFRPFVKTEPAQWERLIAINLTGALHMHHAVLPGMVARKRGRIVNIASDAARVGSSGEAVYAACKGGLVSFSKTIAREHARHGITVNVVCPGPTETALFEDYKQGAGNPEKLVEAFTRSIPLGRIGQPDDLPGAVLFFAGDDAAFITGQVLSVSGGLTMNG from the coding sequence GTGCAAGGACTCGAAGGCAAGGCGGTCATCGTGACCGGCGGTGGTGGCGGTATCGGCGGCGCAACCTGTTTGCGCTTTGCGCGTGCGGGCGCGGCGGTGGGCGTGCTCGATTTGAATCCGGAGGCGGGCGAGCGCGTGGCGGCGCAGATCCGCGATGCCGGCGGCCGCGCGTTGGCGGTGCGCTGCGACATCACCGATCGCTCCAGCGTCGATGCGGCAGTCGCGGCGGTGGAGCAGGGACTGGGCCCTGTCGACGTGCTCGTCAACAACGCCGGCTGGGACGTGTTCCGTCCGTTCGTCAAGACCGAGCCGGCGCAGTGGGAGCGGCTGATCGCCATCAACCTGACCGGCGCACTGCATATGCACCACGCGGTGCTGCCCGGCATGGTGGCGCGCAAGCGCGGGCGCATCGTCAATATCGCTTCGGATGCCGCCCGCGTGGGGTCTTCCGGCGAAGCGGTGTATGCCGCGTGCAAGGGCGGGCTGGTGTCGTTCTCCAAGACCATCGCGCGCGAGCATGCGCGCCACGGCATCACCGTGAACGTGGTGTGCCCGGGGCCGACCGAGACCGCGCTGTTCGAAGACTACAAGCAGGGCGCGGGCAACCCCGAGAAGCTGGTGGAAGCCTTCACCCGCTCGATCCCGCTGGGCCGCATCGGCCAGCCCGACGACCTGCCCGGCGCGGTGCTGTTCTTCGCCGGCGACGATGCGGCCTTCATCACCGGCCAGGTATTGAGCGTGTCGGGCGGCCTGACCATGAACGGCTGA
- a CDS encoding AI-2E family transporter, translating to MRNLKGFYILLVAVTIAFIWILLPFYSAILWGTILAILFHPMHRKLTVRFGNRENLAALATLLVCVLMAIIPVFLMIATLAQEAAFAYQQIRTGKWDFGQYFQTAVQALPASVEAWLNEMGLADVAGLQAKLTEGAARISQFMAAQAVAIGQNTLQFAVGLGVMLYLVFFLLRDGAMISHRFREAMPLSDAHTRRLVGRFTTVVRATVKGNVVVAAVQGILGGLAFLLLGINGALLWGTLMAFLSLLPAVGAALVWGPAAIYFLLAGPAWKGIALIAIGTLVIGAVDNVLRPILVGKDTKLPDWVVLISTLGGMSVFGINGFVIGPLIAALFMSCWHMSVIEDRDDTM from the coding sequence ATGCGCAATTTGAAAGGTTTTTACATCCTTCTGGTCGCCGTCACCATTGCGTTTATCTGGATACTGCTGCCCTTCTACAGCGCGATCCTGTGGGGCACCATCCTGGCCATCCTGTTTCACCCCATGCACCGCAAGCTGACGGTGCGATTCGGCAACCGCGAAAATCTCGCCGCGCTGGCTACGCTGCTGGTCTGCGTGCTGATGGCCATTATTCCGGTGTTCCTGATGATTGCCACGCTCGCGCAGGAAGCGGCCTTTGCCTACCAGCAGATCCGGACCGGCAAATGGGACTTCGGGCAATACTTCCAGACCGCCGTGCAGGCCCTGCCGGCTTCGGTCGAAGCCTGGCTGAATGAGATGGGACTCGCCGACGTAGCCGGGTTGCAGGCAAAGCTGACCGAAGGTGCTGCCCGCATCAGCCAGTTCATGGCGGCCCAGGCCGTAGCCATCGGCCAGAACACGCTGCAGTTCGCCGTCGGCCTCGGCGTCATGCTGTACCTGGTGTTTTTCCTGCTGCGCGACGGCGCGATGATTTCCCATCGCTTCCGCGAGGCCATGCCGCTGAGCGACGCGCACACGCGCCGGCTGGTCGGCCGCTTCACCACCGTGGTCCGCGCCACGGTCAAGGGCAACGTGGTGGTGGCGGCGGTGCAGGGGATACTGGGCGGCCTGGCGTTCCTGCTGCTGGGCATCAATGGCGCGCTGCTGTGGGGCACGCTGATGGCGTTCCTGTCGCTGCTGCCGGCGGTTGGCGCCGCGCTGGTCTGGGGCCCTGCCGCGATTTATTTCCTGCTGGCCGGCCCGGCCTGGAAGGGTATCGCGCTGATCGCCATCGGTACCCTGGTGATTGGCGCGGTCGACAACGTGCTGCGCCCGATTCTCGTCGGCAAGGACACCAAGCTGCCGGACTGGGTCGTGCTGATCTCCACCCTGGGCGGCATGTCCGTGTTCGGCATCAACGGCTTCGTGATAGGTCCGCTGATTGCCGCGCTGTTTATGTCCTGCTGGCATATGTCGGTGATCGAGGATCGCGACGACACCATGTGA
- the aliB gene encoding cyclohexanecarboxyl-CoA dehydrogenase: protein MNPYLDEDLSALAEHARRFADARVASGYLERDRTRVLDRALMREMGEMGFIAPELPEHYGGQGMGSLAAGVIHEAVARADLSLSYINLLASLNGQILAHHARPEIAGPWLQRLTRGEALLAIALTEPRGGSDAASLRLRMERDGDHYVLNGEKTSISAADQADAAVVFARSGSVEAGARGVSALLVPMDLPGITRNRFDCHGQRAIGRGSIFFENVRVPASHLLGKEGEGFVQVMQGFDFSRALIGLQVLAVAQAALDETWEYVAGRQAFGKPLSAFQGVSHPLADFETQVQGARLLCLQTLWLKDRGLPHTAEAAMCKWWAPKLAYDVVHQCLLSFGHGGYDRGVMEQRLRDVLGFQIGDGTAQIMKTIIARTRAGREAVPA from the coding sequence ATGAATCCCTACCTTGACGAAGACCTGTCGGCGCTGGCCGAACATGCCCGTCGCTTTGCCGACGCCCGTGTCGCATCCGGCTACCTGGAGCGAGACCGTACCCGCGTGCTCGACCGCGCGCTGATGCGCGAGATGGGCGAGATGGGCTTTATTGCGCCCGAGTTGCCGGAACACTACGGCGGGCAGGGCATGGGCTCGCTCGCGGCAGGCGTGATCCACGAAGCGGTGGCGCGCGCCGACCTGAGCCTGTCGTACATCAACCTGCTGGCCTCGCTGAACGGGCAGATCCTGGCGCACCACGCGCGGCCGGAGATCGCCGGCCCGTGGCTGCAGCGCCTGACGCGCGGCGAAGCGCTGCTGGCGATCGCGCTGACCGAGCCGCGCGGCGGCTCGGACGCGGCCAGCCTGCGCCTGCGCATGGAGCGCGATGGCGACCACTATGTGCTCAACGGCGAGAAGACTTCGATCTCCGCCGCAGACCAGGCCGATGCCGCGGTGGTGTTCGCGCGCAGCGGTTCGGTCGAGGCGGGCGCGCGCGGCGTGTCGGCGCTGCTGGTGCCGATGGACCTGCCCGGCATTACGCGCAACCGCTTCGACTGCCATGGCCAGCGCGCCATCGGGCGCGGCTCGATCTTCTTCGAGAACGTGCGCGTGCCGGCCAGCCATCTGCTCGGCAAGGAGGGCGAAGGCTTCGTGCAGGTGATGCAGGGTTTCGATTTCTCGCGCGCGCTGATCGGCCTGCAGGTGCTGGCCGTGGCACAGGCGGCGCTGGACGAGACCTGGGAGTACGTGGCCGGGCGCCAGGCCTTCGGCAAGCCGCTGTCGGCGTTCCAGGGCGTGTCGCACCCGCTGGCCGACTTCGAGACCCAGGTGCAGGGCGCGCGCCTGCTGTGCCTGCAGACGCTGTGGCTGAAGGACCGCGGCCTGCCGCATACCGCCGAAGCCGCGATGTGCAAGTGGTGGGCGCCCAAGCTGGCGTACGACGTGGTGCACCAGTGCCTGCTGTCGTTCGGCCACGGCGGCTATGACCGCGGCGTGATGGAGCAGCGCCTGCGCGACGTGCTCGGCTTCCAGATCGGCGACGGCACCGCGCAGATCATGAAGACCATCATCGCGCGCACCCGCGCGGGGCGCGAAGCGGTACCGGCCTGA
- the fdhF gene encoding formate dehydrogenase subunit alpha, with amino-acid sequence MNALTRAERALVESAEPAVTFTLNGREVSAEPGESLLKVAQREGFDVPHLCYKDGLEPAGNCRACMVEIQGERVLAPSCCRYPAAGMQVQTESERARRAQRTVLELLQSDMPEAEYTRNNELDQWAARLEVGKPRFAPRERVSADLSHPAIAVNLDACIQCTRCLRACRDEQVNDVIGLALRGDDARIVFDMDDPMGASTCVACGECVQACPTGALMPARDAALAVPDKQVESVCPYCGVGCQLTYNVKDNRILFVEGRDGPANHRRLCVKGRYGFDYVQHPQRLTVPLVRRDGVPKQGDFVMDPDHVMEVFREASWEEALALAGGKLAQIRDTHGKRALAGFGSAKGSNEEAYLFQKLVRTGFGSNNVDHCTRLCHASSVAALLEGIGSGAVSNPVMDVDKAEVVIVIGANPTVNHPVAASWIKNAVKNGTKLIVADPRRSDLARFAWRFLQFKPDADVALLNAMMHVIVNEGLVDQDFIDSRTIGFDELQRNVAAYSPELMAPICGIDAETIREVARVYAASKASMILWGMGVSQHVHGTDNARCLIALALMTGQIGRPGTGLHPLRGQNNVQGASDAGLIPMMYPDYRRVDDPLAIASFEALWGMPLDRQPGLTVVEVMQAIERGEVRGMYIMGENPAMSDPDAEHAREALASLDHLVVQDIFLTETAYLADVVLPASAFPEKTGTFTNTDRTVQLGRQALNPPGQARQDLWIIQQMAAQLGLDWHYDSVEDVFNEMRQAMPSIGGVTWERLEREHAVTYPCKEEGDPGEPVIFTDSFPTATGRGRFVPADIIPAAERPDADYPMVLITGRQLEHWHTGSMTRRAGVLDAIEPDPVALVHPLDLDALGGTPGGVVTLSSRRGEVTLYARADAGTPRGAVFVPFCYYEAAINKLTNAALDPFGKIPEFKYCAIRMTVGGEVPVQSSYGGGQILEPASA; translated from the coding sequence ATGAATGCACTGACCCGCGCCGAACGCGCGCTAGTCGAATCCGCCGAGCCCGCCGTCACCTTCACCCTCAACGGCCGCGAAGTGAGCGCAGAGCCGGGCGAAAGCCTGCTGAAGGTGGCACAGCGCGAGGGCTTCGACGTGCCGCACCTGTGCTACAAGGACGGCCTCGAGCCCGCCGGCAATTGCCGCGCCTGCATGGTCGAAATCCAGGGCGAGCGCGTGCTGGCGCCGTCCTGCTGCCGCTATCCCGCCGCAGGCATGCAGGTGCAGACCGAATCGGAGCGCGCCCGCCGCGCCCAGCGCACCGTGCTGGAGTTGCTGCAGTCGGACATGCCGGAAGCGGAGTACACGCGCAACAACGAGCTTGACCAATGGGCCGCCAGGCTGGAAGTCGGCAAGCCCCGCTTCGCCCCGCGCGAGCGCGTCTCGGCAGACCTGTCGCACCCGGCCATCGCGGTCAACCTGGATGCCTGCATCCAGTGCACGCGCTGCCTGCGGGCCTGCCGCGACGAACAGGTCAACGACGTGATTGGCCTGGCGCTGCGTGGCGACGATGCGCGCATCGTGTTCGACATGGACGACCCGATGGGCGCCTCGACTTGCGTCGCCTGCGGCGAATGCGTGCAGGCCTGCCCGACCGGCGCGCTGATGCCCGCGCGCGATGCCGCGCTGGCGGTGCCGGACAAGCAGGTGGAATCGGTGTGTCCGTACTGCGGCGTCGGCTGCCAGCTGACCTACAACGTCAAGGACAACCGCATCCTGTTCGTCGAAGGGCGCGATGGCCCGGCCAACCACCGGCGCCTGTGTGTGAAAGGCCGCTACGGCTTCGACTACGTCCAGCATCCGCAGCGGCTGACGGTGCCGCTGGTGCGCCGCGACGGCGTGCCGAAGCAGGGCGATTTCGTCATGGATCCCGACCATGTGATGGAGGTGTTCCGCGAAGCCAGCTGGGAAGAGGCGCTGGCGCTGGCCGGCGGCAAGCTCGCGCAGATCCGCGACACCCATGGCAAGCGCGCGCTGGCCGGGTTTGGCTCGGCCAAGGGCAGCAATGAAGAGGCCTACCTGTTCCAGAAGCTGGTGCGCACCGGCTTCGGCAGCAACAACGTCGACCACTGCACGCGGCTGTGCCATGCCTCGTCGGTGGCGGCGCTGCTGGAAGGGATCGGCTCGGGCGCGGTGTCCAATCCGGTGATGGATGTCGACAAGGCCGAAGTGGTGATCGTGATCGGCGCCAACCCGACGGTGAACCATCCGGTGGCGGCCAGCTGGATCAAGAACGCCGTAAAGAACGGCACCAAGCTGATCGTGGCCGATCCGCGCCGCTCGGACTTGGCGCGCTTTGCCTGGCGCTTCCTGCAGTTCAAGCCCGATGCCGACGTGGCGCTGCTCAACGCGATGATGCATGTCATCGTCAACGAAGGGCTGGTCGACCAGGACTTCATCGACAGCCGCACCATCGGCTTCGACGAACTGCAGCGCAACGTGGCCGCGTACAGCCCCGAGCTGATGGCGCCGATCTGCGGCATCGACGCCGAGACCATCCGCGAGGTCGCGCGCGTCTATGCCGCCTCGAAGGCTTCGATGATCCTTTGGGGCATGGGGGTTTCGCAGCACGTGCACGGCACCGACAATGCACGCTGCCTGATCGCGCTGGCGCTGATGACCGGGCAGATCGGCCGCCCCGGCACCGGCCTGCATCCGCTGCGCGGCCAGAACAACGTGCAGGGCGCTTCCGACGCGGGGCTGATCCCGATGATGTACCCGGACTACCGGCGCGTCGACGATCCGCTGGCGATCGCCAGCTTCGAGGCGCTGTGGGGCATGCCGCTGGACCGCCAGCCGGGCCTGACCGTGGTCGAGGTGATGCAGGCGATCGAGCGCGGCGAGGTGCGCGGCATGTACATCATGGGCGAGAACCCGGCGATGTCCGACCCCGACGCCGAGCATGCGCGCGAGGCGCTGGCGTCGCTCGACCACCTGGTGGTGCAGGACATCTTCCTGACCGAGACGGCGTACCTGGCGGACGTAGTGCTGCCAGCCTCGGCCTTCCCCGAAAAGACCGGCACCTTCACCAACACCGACCGCACCGTGCAGCTCGGCCGGCAGGCGCTGAATCCGCCGGGGCAGGCGCGGCAGGACCTGTGGATCATCCAGCAGATGGCGGCGCAGCTCGGGCTGGACTGGCACTACGACAGCGTCGAGGACGTGTTCAACGAGATGCGGCAGGCGATGCCGAGCATCGGCGGCGTGACCTGGGAGCGGCTGGAACGCGAACACGCGGTGACGTATCCGTGCAAGGAAGAGGGCGATCCGGGCGAGCCGGTGATCTTCACCGACAGCTTCCCGACCGCGACGGGCCGGGGACGCTTCGTGCCCGCCGATATCATTCCGGCGGCGGAGCGGCCCGACGCCGACTACCCGATGGTGCTGATTACCGGGCGCCAGCTCGAGCACTGGCATACCGGCAGCATGACGCGCCGCGCCGGCGTGCTGGACGCGATCGAACCCGATCCGGTGGCGCTGGTGCATCCGCTGGACCTCGACGCGCTCGGCGGCACGCCCGGCGGCGTGGTCACGCTGTCGTCGCGGCGCGGCGAGGTCACGCTTTATGCGCGCGCCGATGCCGGCACGCCGCGCGGCGCCGTGTTCGTGCCGTTCTGCTACTACGAGGCGGCGATCAACAAGCTGACCAACGCGGCGCTGGACCCGTTCGGCAAGATTCCCGAGTTCAAGTATTGCGCGATCAGGATGACGGTGGGCGGCGAGGTGCCGGTGCAGTCCAGCTATGGCGGCGGGCAGATCCTTGAGCCCGCTTCAGCCTAG
- a CDS encoding MarR family winged helix-turn-helix transcriptional regulator, giving the protein MVNPENGDELPTTARMELANRLFFRLYQCANMLHKTGSRAVEAEGLTTQQWAVLGALSRPQAADGMSVGDLARYLMVSRQNLSGLVSRMERDGHVTLAPDGRDRRSRLVRMSEPGREVWLHQAQPKIRQYYEQALDGFSTNDLTHTLHYLLKLLDNMRALDTPEGSDSGPAQD; this is encoded by the coding sequence ATGGTTAACCCGGAAAACGGAGACGAACTCCCTACCACTGCGCGCATGGAACTGGCCAACCGGCTGTTCTTCCGCCTGTACCAATGCGCAAATATGTTGCATAAAACGGGCTCGCGCGCCGTCGAAGCGGAAGGCCTGACGACACAGCAATGGGCCGTGCTGGGTGCGCTGTCGCGGCCACAAGCCGCTGATGGCATGAGCGTCGGCGACCTGGCACGCTACCTGATGGTGAGCCGCCAGAACCTGTCCGGGCTGGTCAGCCGGATGGAACGGGACGGCCACGTCACGCTGGCGCCAGACGGGCGCGATCGCCGCTCGCGGCTGGTGCGGATGAGCGAGCCGGGCCGCGAGGTATGGCTGCACCAGGCGCAGCCGAAGATCCGGCAGTACTACGAGCAGGCGCTGGACGGGTTCTCCACCAACGACCTGACGCACACGCTGCATTACCTGCTGAAATTGCTGGACAACATGCGCGCGCTCGATACGCCGGAAGGCAGCGACAGCGGGCCGGCACAGGACTGA
- a CDS encoding GYD domain-containing protein, with the protein MTRYIVLASFTDQGIRAVKDTTKRAAAVREMGARFGVQMKDIYWTLGKYDIVLTVEAQDDASMTAFGLAVGALGNVRTQTLRAFNVDEMQGIIDKMR; encoded by the coding sequence ATGACCCGCTATATCGTGCTAGCCAGTTTCACCGACCAGGGCATCCGCGCCGTCAAGGACACCACCAAGCGCGCCGCCGCGGTGCGCGAGATGGGGGCGCGCTTTGGGGTGCAGATGAAAGACATCTACTGGACCCTGGGCAAATACGACATCGTGCTGACCGTCGAGGCGCAGGATGACGCCAGCATGACCGCATTCGGCCTCGCGGTCGGCGCGCTGGGCAACGTGCGCACGCAAACGCTGCGCGCCTTCAACGTCGACGAGATGCAAGGGATTATCGACAAGATGCGCTGA
- a CDS encoding TonB-dependent siderophore receptor — protein sequence MLFRRLAIPAAASSLLLPAVASHAAEDVATLPSVTVSAAGDGQADIGFATRRAAGVTKSGESAADAAQSITVITRDLLDSQQAQNLSDALQNSAGVVTNTFGRRGWDDFIIRGQRASESIFADGLLVDSNNRVAQQLFGVERVEVLKGPASILFGAVQPGGLVNMVSKRPRAELFGELGLTVGNYGFRQMTVDVGAPLARDSKAAFRLNGLVMNSDDPTDFVWYRNRWLAPSLTLDLGARTDFTILASHNQRNYVRQQGLPVNGTLVPNRNGVVPANRFIGEPNAPSYDGEQNRIGYALTHRFDSGWTLNQNLRYQTSSLTGTLVSAGTMALNSQSMNRSGTQQSFSGDSFGVDTNVQRTFAFTGHAHSVTFGVDYRHTKEDRLQKTCRVAALNVYNPVYGASINCPSAYSLDATDTLDALGLYLRDQVRVGERWTVTGGVRYESARTGTTDRLASSRTDNDSNAVTGSAGVMYDLTHWARPYASFATSFLPNAGTDASGATFKPEKGRQYEVGVKFDMPGKTGLLTLAAFDLTRANVLSSDPVNTGFSVAVGEQRSRGLELELTQDLGNGLSVSAAYAYIASEVTEDTTAANVGKPLNSVPRHSFSVWSQYRLRGALAGWYVGAGVRGESAKRGYSFNYTVPGYAVADLAVGYVASHWRAAFNVKNVFDKMYYAGGLNNNVLPVGNPRVAMLNVTMNY from the coding sequence ATGCTTTTCCGCCGTCTTGCCATCCCTGCAGCCGCTAGTTCCCTGCTGCTGCCAGCCGTTGCCTCCCACGCCGCCGAAGACGTTGCCACGCTGCCATCCGTGACGGTGAGTGCCGCCGGTGACGGACAGGCCGACATCGGTTTCGCCACGCGGCGCGCCGCTGGCGTGACCAAGTCGGGGGAATCGGCGGCCGACGCCGCGCAATCGATCACCGTGATCACGCGCGACCTGCTCGACAGCCAGCAGGCACAAAACCTCAGCGACGCGCTGCAGAATTCCGCCGGCGTGGTCACCAATACCTTCGGCCGGCGCGGCTGGGACGACTTCATCATCCGCGGCCAGCGCGCCTCGGAATCGATCTTTGCCGACGGGCTGCTGGTCGACAGCAACAACCGCGTGGCGCAGCAGTTGTTCGGCGTGGAGCGCGTGGAAGTCCTCAAGGGGCCGGCCTCGATCCTGTTCGGCGCGGTACAGCCCGGCGGCCTGGTCAACATGGTCAGCAAGCGCCCGCGCGCGGAACTGTTCGGCGAACTGGGCCTCACCGTCGGCAACTACGGCTTCCGGCAGATGACGGTCGACGTGGGCGCGCCGCTGGCCAGGGACAGCAAGGCGGCGTTCCGCCTGAACGGGCTGGTGATGAACAGCGACGATCCGACCGACTTTGTCTGGTATCGCAACCGCTGGCTCGCGCCGTCGCTGACGCTGGACCTTGGCGCGCGCACCGACTTCACCATCCTGGCCAGCCACAACCAGCGCAACTACGTGCGCCAGCAGGGCCTGCCCGTGAACGGCACGCTGGTGCCGAACCGCAATGGCGTGGTGCCGGCCAACCGCTTTATCGGCGAACCCAATGCGCCGTCCTATGACGGCGAGCAGAACCGCATCGGCTACGCGCTGACGCATCGCTTCGACTCCGGCTGGACCCTGAACCAGAACCTGCGCTACCAGACCTCGTCGCTGACCGGCACGCTGGTATCGGCCGGCACCATGGCCCTCAACAGCCAGTCGATGAACCGCAGCGGCACGCAGCAGAGCTTTTCCGGCGATTCGTTCGGCGTCGACACCAACGTGCAGCGTACCTTTGCGTTCACCGGGCATGCCCACAGCGTGACCTTCGGCGTCGACTACCGACACACCAAGGAAGACCGCCTGCAGAAGACCTGCCGCGTCGCGGCGCTGAACGTCTACAACCCGGTCTACGGCGCCAGCATCAACTGCCCGTCCGCCTATAGCCTGGATGCGACCGATACCCTGGATGCGCTGGGGCTTTACCTGCGCGACCAGGTCCGCGTGGGGGAGCGCTGGACCGTGACCGGCGGCGTGCGCTACGAATCCGCGCGGACGGGCACAACGGACCGGCTGGCGTCGTCGCGTACCGACAATGACAGCAACGCCGTCACCGGCAGCGCGGGCGTGATGTACGACCTGACGCACTGGGCGCGGCCGTACGCAAGCTTCGCCACGTCGTTCCTGCCGAATGCCGGCACCGATGCCAGCGGCGCGACCTTCAAGCCCGAGAAGGGCCGCCAGTACGAGGTAGGCGTCAAGTTCGACATGCCGGGCAAGACCGGCCTGCTGACGCTGGCCGCGTTCGACCTGACGCGCGCCAATGTGCTCAGCAGCGATCCGGTCAATACCGGTTTCAGCGTGGCCGTCGGCGAACAGCGCTCGCGCGGGCTGGAACTTGAGCTGACGCAGGATCTCGGCAATGGCCTGAGCGTGTCGGCGGCCTATGCCTATATCGCCAGCGAAGTCACCGAGGACACCACCGCCGCCAACGTCGGCAAGCCGCTGAACAGCGTCCCGCGGCACAGCTTTTCGGTCTGGAGCCAGTATCGCCTGCGTGGCGCGCTGGCCGGCTGGTACGTCGGCGCCGGCGTGCGGGGCGAGAGCGCCAAGCGCGGCTACAGCTTCAACTACACCGTGCCGGGCTATGCCGTCGCCGATCTTGCCGTCGGCTACGTGGCCTCGCACTGGCGTGCGGCATTCAACGTCAAGAACGTGTTCGACAAGATGTACTACGCAGGCGGCCTGAACAACAACGTGCTGCCAGTCGGCAATCCGCGCGTCGCCATGCTTAACGTGACGATGAATTATTGA
- the badI gene encoding 2-ketocyclohexanecarboxyl-CoA hydrolase, with protein sequence MQYEDIRYEVRNGAAWIIINRPEKMNAFRGRTCDELIHAINRAGYDREIGAIVLAGAGEKAFCTGGDQSAHEGQYDGRGTIGLPMEELHNAIRDVPKPVIARVQGYAIGGGNVLCTICDFTIASDKAVFGQVGPRVGSVDPGYGTAFLARVVGEKKAREIWYLCRRYPAAEALAMGLVNAVVPHEQLDAEVQKWCDEILDKSPTAIAIAKRSFNMDTAHQGGIAGMGMYALKLYYDTEESREGVRAFQEKRKPDFRKYAK encoded by the coding sequence ATGCAATACGAAGATATCCGCTATGAGGTGCGCAACGGCGCGGCCTGGATCATCATCAACCGCCCGGAAAAGATGAACGCCTTCCGCGGCCGCACCTGCGACGAACTGATCCACGCCATCAACCGCGCAGGCTATGACCGCGAGATCGGCGCCATCGTGCTGGCCGGCGCCGGCGAGAAGGCCTTCTGCACCGGCGGCGACCAGTCCGCGCACGAAGGCCAGTACGACGGCCGCGGCACCATCGGGCTGCCGATGGAAGAACTGCACAACGCCATCCGCGACGTGCCCAAGCCGGTGATCGCGCGCGTGCAGGGCTATGCCATCGGCGGCGGCAACGTGCTGTGCACGATCTGCGATTTCACCATCGCTTCGGACAAGGCCGTGTTCGGCCAGGTCGGCCCGCGGGTCGGCTCGGTGGATCCCGGCTATGGCACTGCGTTCCTGGCTCGCGTGGTCGGCGAGAAGAAGGCGCGCGAAATCTGGTACCTGTGCCGCCGCTATCCCGCCGCCGAGGCGCTGGCGATGGGGCTGGTCAACGCCGTGGTGCCGCACGAGCAGCTCGACGCCGAAGTGCAGAAGTGGTGCGACGAGATCCTGGACAAGAGCCCGACCGCGATCGCCATTGCCAAGCGCTCGTTCAACATGGACACCGCACACCAGGGCGGCATCGCCGGCATGGGCATGTATGCGCTCAAGCTCTACTACGACACGGAGGAATCGCGCGAGGGCGTGCGTGCCTTCCAGGAAAAGCGCAAGCCGGACTTCCGCAAGTACGCGAAGTGA
- a CDS encoding DUF2188 domain-containing protein produces the protein MPGKNIHVVPTHNGWAVEAEGRSGNQQRFTSLDHAIATGMEKARRAKVELLIHGKDHQIMERNAFGNAPADADG, from the coding sequence ATGCCTGGCAAGAATATCCATGTCGTGCCGACCCATAACGGCTGGGCCGTCGAAGCGGAAGGCCGCTCCGGCAACCAGCAGCGATTCACGTCGCTGGATCATGCGATCGCTACCGGCATGGAAAAAGCCAGGCGTGCAAAGGTCGAGCTGCTGATCCATGGAAAAGATCACCAGATCATGGAGCGCAACGCCTTCGGCAACGCTCCCGCTGACGCCGACGGGTAA